In the Kribbella sp. NBC_00482 genome, one interval contains:
- a CDS encoding MarR family winged helix-turn-helix transcriptional regulator: MTNDRAPGEVELEPALSTLVAQALIAYRIELDNEFEAQLVRSGFPGVKLPVVFWSLLRHVDDPGTTVVALLERTGWTEKDLFPMIGGVERWGYVEVRLEPDAPVRRPSKDGYGSSRRLRGTSVLIPKAVCRRAKELWPPIIRATDDRWTERFGRDAMGELRSSLAAVTGTSAEGSIAEPLTAALETFAREVESDSPLPMAIAANYLPALSADPIRVRDLPERTGVTGRPVVPALGVLERSGMITVRPAETGRGKVVTLTPAGLRERDAYAEWVTQVERTWRARYGAAVIESLRDTLEAMRSRLADALQPPEGCWRASREYAAQTRAMLDDPQSALPRHPVGPWLTTS; encoded by the coding sequence ATGACTAACGACAGGGCCCCCGGCGAGGTGGAGCTGGAGCCTGCTTTGTCGACGTTGGTGGCGCAGGCGCTGATCGCGTACCGGATCGAGCTGGACAACGAGTTCGAGGCACAACTAGTGCGGTCGGGATTCCCCGGGGTCAAGCTGCCTGTCGTGTTTTGGTCGCTGCTACGTCACGTCGACGACCCGGGAACGACAGTCGTCGCGCTGCTCGAGCGGACGGGCTGGACCGAGAAGGATCTGTTCCCGATGATCGGCGGCGTGGAGCGGTGGGGGTACGTCGAGGTGCGACTGGAGCCAGATGCGCCGGTCCGGAGACCGTCGAAGGACGGGTACGGCAGCAGTCGCAGGCTGCGCGGCACCTCGGTGCTCATCCCGAAGGCTGTCTGTCGCCGCGCCAAGGAACTCTGGCCGCCGATCATCAGGGCGACGGACGATCGGTGGACGGAACGCTTCGGCCGAGACGCGATGGGTGAGCTCCGAAGTTCACTGGCGGCAGTTACGGGCACGTCCGCGGAAGGTTCGATCGCTGAGCCACTCACGGCCGCGCTGGAAACCTTTGCGCGGGAGGTCGAGTCGGATTCGCCGCTGCCGATGGCGATCGCCGCGAATTACCTGCCCGCGCTCAGTGCCGACCCGATCCGGGTCCGGGACCTGCCCGAGCGGACCGGGGTGACCGGGCGGCCGGTGGTCCCGGCGCTCGGCGTACTGGAACGGTCGGGAATGATCACCGTACGCCCGGCCGAGACGGGCCGCGGCAAGGTCGTCACCCTGACCCCAGCAGGGCTGCGGGAGCGTGACGCCTACGCCGAGTGGGTGACCCAGGTCGAACGGACCTGGCGTGCCCGGTATGGCGCGGCCGTGATCGAATCCCTGCGCGACACCCTCGAAGCGATGAGGTCCCGACTCGCCGACGCACTGCAACCGCCGGAGGGATGTTGGCGAGCAAGCCGCGAGTACGCCGCGCAAACCAGGGCGATGCTCGATGACCCGCAGTCAGCCCTGCCCCGGCATCCCGTCGGCCCCTGGCTCACAACCAGCTGA
- a CDS encoding phosphotransferase — protein sequence MIDDMREVEVVVAHSERVTLRVGGVFLKVDTDQARIDREVEVMARAPIATPEVLWRKPPVLAIAAVPGAALGRLEEPSRASSAAWVAAGAAVRTLHDAPPPPWPSSQCQQKPARSSRSIEFPPLLDAECEWLVANDVVSADVVRRNRQVAEAALWPWTPVFIHGDLQIVHVFVDGDEVSGVVDWSEGGHGDAMYDLATLTRAHEEHLDDVVEGYGGDIEIDVIRAYWSLRSLMEVRWLAEHGYGAPATFPQVAVLNALSGRA from the coding sequence ATGATCGACGACATGCGGGAGGTCGAAGTCGTTGTCGCGCACTCGGAGCGCGTGACGCTGCGCGTCGGCGGCGTGTTCCTGAAGGTCGACACGGATCAGGCGCGCATCGACCGAGAGGTCGAGGTCATGGCGAGGGCGCCGATCGCCACCCCCGAGGTCCTCTGGCGCAAGCCGCCCGTGCTCGCCATCGCGGCAGTTCCTGGAGCGGCGCTCGGCCGGCTTGAAGAGCCTTCGCGTGCGTCGTCGGCGGCGTGGGTCGCAGCGGGTGCCGCCGTCCGTACGCTGCACGACGCTCCACCGCCGCCGTGGCCCAGCAGCCAATGTCAGCAGAAGCCCGCTCGCAGCAGTCGGAGTATCGAGTTTCCGCCGCTGCTCGACGCGGAGTGTGAGTGGCTCGTCGCCAACGATGTCGTATCCGCGGACGTTGTCAGGCGCAACCGTCAGGTCGCGGAAGCGGCGCTGTGGCCATGGACACCGGTGTTCATCCACGGCGACCTGCAGATCGTTCATGTGTTCGTGGACGGTGACGAGGTGAGCGGCGTCGTCGACTGGTCTGAGGGCGGCCATGGCGACGCGATGTATGACCTGGCCACTCTGACCCGCGCACACGAGGAGCACCTCGACGACGTGGTCGAGGGCTACGGCGGCGACATCGAGATCGACGTGATTCGCGCGTACTGGTCGTTGCGAAGCTTGATGGAGGTCCGGTGGCTGGCTGAGCACGGCTACGGCGCACCGGCGACGTTCCCACAGGTCGCGGTGCTCAACGCCTTGTCAGGCAGGGCCTAG
- a CDS encoding NUDIX domain-containing protein, producing MVAQIPISVAVLVRDGLVLLVHRHPSRQWYPDAWSFSAGGHVESGELPHQAIGRECLEELGVHVHDPVPVPMTVSDPTLDVHAFLITRWDGEPVNAAPEEHDDLRWFRPSELADLNMAHPESLPNLLTAIDLPGPGNGTS from the coding sequence ATGGTCGCCCAGATTCCGATTTCAGTCGCTGTCCTTGTGCGCGACGGTCTCGTGCTCCTCGTGCATCGCCACCCATCACGTCAGTGGTATCCCGACGCTTGGAGCTTCTCCGCCGGCGGACATGTCGAGTCGGGGGAACTGCCTCACCAAGCGATCGGTCGGGAATGCCTCGAAGAACTCGGTGTGCACGTCCACGACCCTGTACCCGTCCCGATGACGGTCAGCGACCCGACCCTCGACGTCCACGCGTTCCTCATCACGCGCTGGGACGGAGAACCTGTCAACGCCGCACCCGAGGAGCACGACGACCTTCGCTGGTTCCGGCCCAGCGAACTCGCGGACTTGAACATGGCCCACCCCGAAAGCCTGCCGAACCTCCTGACCGCAATCGATTTACCCGGACCCGGCAACGGAACATCCTGA
- a CDS encoding serine hydrolase domain-containing protein, with protein sequence MERGVDRGWHTGAQVYASVRGQVLIDLAIGEARPGVPMATSTIVEWASATKPIPCVGIGLLWERGLLDLDDPVHLHIPEFAAAGKHRVTIRHLLTHTGGLTSTIAGVAPPEEIVADICAAPLADGWTPGARCAYNSIALWIISELVARVSGRRFGEFVREEIFGPCRMDDCWIGMPPDVYREQQDRIAVIPGFSPSGTEAWVTWARPTGGAHGPIGQLGRFYEALLNRRLLSVPTMEAMTTRHLCGVEDEYLGETVDRGLGFMLGSSNPAHGYGAHASPRAFGHGGRTWSVGFADPPQDLAVAVYWNGMADAETHARRLPDLLNAIYLDLNSGCSVAGSG encoded by the coding sequence GTGGAGCGCGGCGTGGATCGAGGTTGGCACACCGGCGCCCAGGTCTACGCCTCCGTCAGAGGCCAGGTGCTGATCGATCTCGCGATTGGTGAAGCGCGTCCAGGTGTTCCGATGGCGACCTCGACGATCGTCGAGTGGGCCTCTGCGACCAAACCAATCCCGTGCGTCGGCATCGGACTGTTGTGGGAACGCGGCCTGCTCGACCTCGACGACCCTGTCCATCTCCACATCCCGGAGTTCGCGGCGGCGGGCAAACACCGTGTGACCATCCGGCACTTGCTGACTCATACGGGCGGTCTCACCAGCACCATCGCAGGCGTGGCGCCGCCGGAAGAGATCGTGGCCGACATCTGCGCGGCGCCACTGGCGGATGGGTGGACGCCGGGCGCGCGCTGCGCCTACAACTCGATCGCACTGTGGATCATCTCGGAACTGGTCGCCAGAGTCAGCGGGCGTCGGTTCGGAGAGTTCGTCCGCGAGGAGATCTTCGGTCCGTGCCGCATGGATGACTGCTGGATCGGAATGCCGCCCGATGTCTATCGCGAGCAGCAGGACAGAATCGCGGTGATCCCAGGATTCAGCCCGTCAGGTACGGAAGCTTGGGTGACCTGGGCTCGTCCAACCGGGGGAGCTCATGGTCCGATCGGACAACTGGGCCGGTTCTACGAGGCCTTGCTCAACCGTCGCCTGCTGTCTGTTCCCACCATGGAGGCGATGACGACTCGGCATCTGTGCGGCGTGGAGGATGAATACCTGGGGGAGACCGTTGACCGCGGACTGGGGTTCATGCTCGGCTCGTCCAACCCCGCGCACGGCTACGGAGCGCATGCCTCCCCTCGGGCCTTTGGCCACGGTGGACGGACGTGGAGCGTCGGTTTCGCTGACCCCCCGCAGGACCTGGCCGTCGCCGTGTACTGGAACGGGATGGCGGACGCCGAAACTCACGCTCGGCGGCTTCCGGACCTGCTGAACGCGATCTACCTCGATCTCAACTCAGGATGTTCCGTTGCCGGGTCCGGGTAA
- a CDS encoding class I SAM-dependent methyltransferase, with the protein MPKTDYDEFAEAYSADNEVNLLNAHYERPAVLSLAGDVDGRRILDVGCGSGPLSAALRDKGAIVSGFDLSAATIELARRRLGEDADLTVADLAKPLPYDDAAFDDVVASLVLHYLQDWTEPLAELRRVLKPGGRLILSLNHPIAYTALNPDAEYFDVAEYSFDAEHAGRTVVYTLWHRPLQAMSDAFTAAGFRISVLSEPPIDPDTPRELLPQELKDLNHLPRFICFIFFVLEAC; encoded by the coding sequence GTGCCGAAGACCGACTACGACGAGTTCGCTGAGGCGTACTCCGCGGACAACGAGGTCAATCTGCTCAACGCCCACTACGAGCGGCCGGCGGTGCTGAGCCTCGCTGGTGACGTGGACGGCCGGCGCATCCTCGACGTCGGCTGTGGCTCCGGTCCGCTGTCAGCGGCGCTGCGTGACAAGGGCGCGATTGTGTCCGGCTTCGATCTGAGTGCGGCGACGATCGAACTGGCCCGCCGAAGGCTGGGGGAGGACGCCGACCTGACCGTCGCCGACCTGGCCAAGCCGCTGCCGTACGACGACGCCGCCTTCGATGATGTCGTTGCCTCCCTCGTCCTGCACTACCTGCAGGACTGGACCGAGCCGCTCGCAGAGCTCCGCCGGGTACTGAAGCCGGGTGGACGCCTCATCCTGTCGCTCAACCACCCGATCGCCTACACCGCGCTGAACCCCGACGCCGAGTACTTCGACGTCGCCGAGTACTCCTTCGACGCCGAGCATGCGGGCCGTACGGTCGTCTACACGCTCTGGCACCGGCCGCTTCAGGCGATGTCCGACGCCTTCACGGCGGCAGGTTTCCGCATCTCGGTCCTCAGCGAGCCGCCGATCGACCCGGACACGCCCCGCGAACTGCTTCCGCAGGAACTGAAGGATCTGAACCACCTGCCGAGGTTCATCTGCTTCATCTTCTTCGTCCTCGAGGCCTGCTGA
- a CDS encoding GlxA family transcriptional regulator has protein sequence MHRIAVLAVDGIHSFDLAMPLQVFSTAHSQEKEPGEFFGPRLYDVRVCGDGRDLLVAGVGGVEMYRLTPPYPLADALDADTIVVIGVPAGREPMTEGLDLLREAHRRGIRIASISAGGARVMAASGLLDGRRLATHWSRADLLAERYPQVVVDTDVLYIDHGDVLTSAGAASGIDMCLHMIRQDFGSAVAADVARHMVVPPQRDGGQAPYIAHPDPGDDHGSLEPTMRWIRERLGEPVTLADIASYAGLSPRTLNRRFREQTGTTPLQWLLRQRVHHAQELLETTDLSVEEISRHCGFGTSIAMRQHFAKHIRTSPMTYRRTFRARADP, from the coding sequence ATGCATCGAATCGCAGTCCTCGCGGTCGACGGGATCCACAGCTTCGACCTGGCGATGCCGCTGCAGGTGTTCAGCACGGCGCATTCGCAGGAGAAGGAGCCGGGGGAGTTCTTCGGGCCGCGGCTGTACGACGTACGGGTTTGCGGGGATGGTCGCGACCTGCTTGTCGCGGGCGTCGGGGGAGTGGAGATGTACCGGCTCACCCCGCCGTACCCGTTGGCCGACGCGCTCGACGCGGACACCATCGTGGTCATCGGCGTACCCGCAGGCCGTGAGCCGATGACCGAAGGGCTCGATCTGCTGCGAGAGGCACACCGGCGTGGCATCAGGATCGCCTCGATCAGCGCCGGCGGCGCCCGGGTGATGGCGGCGTCCGGTCTGCTGGACGGCCGGCGGCTGGCGACGCACTGGTCGCGCGCGGACCTCCTCGCGGAACGATATCCGCAGGTCGTGGTCGACACCGACGTGCTCTACATCGACCACGGCGACGTACTCACGTCAGCCGGCGCCGCCAGCGGCATCGACATGTGCCTGCACATGATCCGGCAGGACTTCGGATCCGCGGTCGCCGCCGATGTCGCCAGGCACATGGTCGTGCCACCACAACGCGACGGCGGCCAAGCGCCGTACATCGCACACCCGGACCCCGGAGACGATCACGGATCACTCGAGCCGACGATGCGGTGGATACGAGAACGCCTGGGGGAGCCGGTGACCCTGGCGGACATCGCGTCGTACGCCGGGTTGAGCCCGCGCACGCTCAACCGGAGATTCCGCGAACAGACCGGTACGACGCCACTGCAATGGTTGCTGCGGCAACGAGTGCATCATGCGCAGGAACTGCTGGAAACCACTGACCTGTCCGTCGAGGAGATCTCAAGGCACTGCGGCTTCGGTACGTCGATCGCGATGCGCCAGCACTTCGCCAAACACATCAGAACCTCACCGATGACGTACCGCCGCACGTTCCGCGCCCGAGCTGACCCTTGA
- a CDS encoding NAD(P)/FAD-dependent oxidoreductase yields the protein MKAAVIGAGILGACVGWNLSRLGAKVIFVDAGRPGEGVTNWSFSWVNASNKTARKSYFDLNVAGIAAYRELAAAIGPDPWWHPTGHLRWADDPAHLLKTADLLARWDYRVEVQTGADVRRHLEPAVAIPDQVPVAYYPDEAWVHGRQLVGCLIRDAVAAGAEHRFGAAVREIDAGGPAVGLSDGTRLDVIVNAAGPSASDIAGLIARDLPMRREPGVVTRLSCTQVPVHRAMHAPHIEIRPDGKDSVVLHSREIDALIDTGEDPAELARRLHEAARYVVPELSSSRIAQTRVVERPIPIDGFPSVGAVPSVPGYYEAVSHSGITLGPVIGRLLASEIVSGQRDEMLADFRPERFLP from the coding sequence ATGAAGGCTGCCGTCATCGGAGCCGGTATCCTCGGAGCCTGCGTGGGCTGGAACTTGTCCCGGCTCGGCGCGAAGGTGATCTTCGTCGACGCGGGCCGGCCGGGCGAAGGCGTCACGAACTGGTCGTTCTCGTGGGTCAACGCCAGCAACAAGACCGCCCGCAAGTCCTACTTCGACCTGAACGTCGCGGGCATAGCGGCGTACCGCGAACTCGCAGCCGCCATCGGGCCAGACCCGTGGTGGCATCCCACCGGCCACCTGCGCTGGGCCGACGATCCGGCGCACCTCCTGAAGACAGCAGATCTGTTGGCTCGCTGGGACTATCGGGTTGAGGTGCAGACAGGAGCCGACGTACGCCGCCACCTCGAACCCGCAGTCGCCATACCCGACCAGGTGCCCGTCGCGTACTATCCCGACGAAGCCTGGGTGCACGGGCGCCAGCTCGTCGGCTGCCTGATCCGTGACGCAGTCGCAGCCGGCGCCGAGCACCGGTTCGGCGCTGCGGTCCGTGAGATCGATGCCGGTGGGCCTGCCGTTGGGCTGTCCGATGGGACCAGGCTCGACGTCATCGTGAACGCGGCAGGCCCGAGCGCCTCCGACATCGCCGGGCTCATCGCACGGGATCTACCGATGCGCCGCGAACCCGGCGTCGTCACGCGGCTCAGCTGTACTCAGGTCCCAGTTCACCGGGCGATGCACGCGCCGCACATCGAGATCCGTCCTGACGGCAAGGACTCGGTCGTCCTCCACAGCCGCGAGATCGATGCACTCATCGACACCGGCGAAGATCCTGCCGAGCTGGCCCGGCGGCTGCATGAAGCGGCGCGGTACGTCGTACCCGAGCTGAGCAGCTCCCGCATCGCGCAGACACGGGTCGTCGAACGGCCGATCCCGATCGACGGGTTTCCCTCGGTCGGAGCGGTGCCGTCTGTGCCGGGCTACTACGAGGCCGTTTCCCACAGCGGCATCACGCTCGGTCCAGTCATCGGCCGGCTGCTCGCGTCGGAGATCGTCAGCGGTCAGCGAGACGAGATGCTCGCTGACTTTCGCCCGGAACGGTTCCTCCCGTGA
- a CDS encoding inositol monophosphatase family protein, with amino-acid sequence MDGDLQLAFGAVELAADVAVGYFGAGVTATLKADGTPVTEADRAVERLLRETLSEARPGDAFLGEELGELGDSDRVWILDPIDGTRFFSEGDPNWRIQIALEVRGVTELAVVASPALGRCWWATRGGGAFESSWPRDDVRRLEVSTTASPKNAVLVALDNDSGARLAGARPPSSPLPLIELVRGELDAFLVERYHKWDHAPWILIVEEAGGRFTNRTGSNSADQGGGLYSNDALHNHLLSALHYPSRP; translated from the coding sequence ATGGACGGGGATCTTCAGTTGGCGTTCGGTGCCGTGGAGCTGGCGGCTGACGTTGCTGTCGGGTATTTCGGGGCTGGGGTCACGGCGACGTTGAAGGCTGACGGTACGCCGGTCACGGAGGCCGATCGGGCCGTCGAACGGCTGCTCCGCGAGACCTTGTCGGAGGCTCGGCCCGGTGATGCGTTCCTGGGGGAGGAACTGGGGGAGTTGGGCGATTCCGATCGGGTCTGGATCCTCGATCCGATCGATGGCACCAGGTTCTTCAGCGAGGGTGATCCGAACTGGCGGATCCAGATCGCCCTGGAGGTGCGAGGGGTCACCGAGCTCGCGGTGGTCGCATCTCCCGCGCTAGGACGTTGCTGGTGGGCGACGCGAGGCGGCGGTGCGTTCGAGTCGTCGTGGCCACGTGACGACGTACGCCGCCTCGAGGTCAGTACGACGGCGTCGCCGAAAAACGCTGTACTGGTTGCTCTGGACAACGACTCCGGAGCTCGCCTTGCCGGGGCTCGCCCGCCGTCGAGCCCGCTGCCGTTGATCGAACTCGTCCGCGGCGAGCTCGACGCGTTCCTCGTCGAGCGCTACCACAAGTGGGATCACGCGCCGTGGATCCTGATCGTCGAAGAGGCCGGCGGCCGCTTCACGAACCGCACCGGCAGCAACTCGGCCGACCAAGGCGGCGGCCTGTACTCGAACGACGCCCTCCACAACCACCTACTCTCCGCCCTGCACTACCCATCGCGTCCCTGA
- a CDS encoding histidinol-phosphatase HisJ family protein: MLTADSHVHSQWSWDALHGSMEATCERAVEIGVPALVFTDHADFTPWTISDGTELPAAWQTFVSGGILTPPALDLDGYLQSLEHCRERFPDLRILSGVELSEPHWHLDSVEKLLGAGDFDLVISSVHSMTTDAGLGEISLAYDARPAAEVVREYLAETLRMIEQYDGFDVLAHLDYPLRYWPAAVPFDATAFEEELRAVLRALADSGKALEINTKVPLEPRILRWWHAEGGDAVTFGSDAHEPALLGRGFADAVVMAEACGFRPGPAPWSAWVRSDC, from the coding sequence ATGCTGACCGCCGACAGTCACGTGCACAGCCAGTGGTCGTGGGACGCGTTGCACGGCTCGATGGAGGCGACGTGCGAGCGGGCCGTCGAGATCGGCGTACCGGCTCTCGTGTTCACCGACCACGCCGACTTCACGCCGTGGACCATCTCCGACGGCACGGAACTCCCCGCAGCGTGGCAGACCTTCGTCAGCGGCGGAATTCTGACCCCGCCGGCCTTGGATCTGGACGGGTATCTGCAATCCCTGGAGCACTGCCGCGAACGGTTTCCGGATCTGCGGATCCTGTCGGGCGTCGAGCTCAGCGAACCGCACTGGCACCTCGACTCGGTCGAGAAACTCCTCGGGGCCGGCGACTTCGACCTGGTGATCAGCTCGGTGCACTCGATGACTACCGACGCCGGCCTGGGCGAGATCTCGCTGGCGTACGACGCCCGCCCCGCCGCCGAAGTGGTCCGTGAGTATCTGGCCGAGACGCTGCGGATGATCGAGCAGTACGACGGATTCGACGTACTAGCGCATCTCGACTACCCGCTCCGGTACTGGCCTGCCGCCGTTCCCTTCGATGCAACTGCGTTCGAGGAGGAGCTCCGGGCGGTTCTGCGGGCGCTCGCTGACAGTGGAAAGGCGCTGGAGATCAATACCAAGGTGCCTTTGGAGCCACGGATTCTGCGGTGGTGGCATGCCGAAGGGGGCGACGCCGTCACGTTCGGCAGCGACGCGCACGAGCCGGCGCTGCTCGGTCGGGGATTCGCTGACGCGGTCGTGATGGCTGAGGCTTGCGGGTTCCGCCCGGGGCCGGCGCCGTGGAGCGCGTGGGTGCGGAGCGACTGTTAG
- a CDS encoding TetR/AcrR family transcriptional regulator, translated as MSEARSRLLSTATGLFYAEGIRAVGVDRVIAEAQVTRATLYRHFSSKDDLIVAYLTQADEAIRAQVNAARAQDESPADIIRAVSRSIADDIQSTGFRGCAFLNAAAEYPDPAFAVHQAVLKHRQWFLWAMVELFTGLGKIDAEPAARHFVMLRDGAMAAGCLTDPKPVVETFLRGIEGLLSYRSREGQALG; from the coding sequence ATGTCGGAAGCACGGTCGCGACTGCTCAGCACGGCCACTGGGCTCTTCTACGCCGAAGGCATTCGCGCTGTCGGCGTGGACCGGGTCATCGCCGAGGCTCAGGTAACACGCGCCACGCTGTACCGGCATTTCTCGAGCAAGGACGACCTGATCGTGGCGTACCTGACGCAGGCCGACGAGGCGATCCGTGCGCAGGTGAACGCCGCGCGGGCGCAGGACGAGAGTCCGGCCGACATCATTCGAGCCGTCAGCCGGTCCATCGCCGACGACATTCAGAGCACCGGCTTCCGGGGCTGCGCGTTCCTCAACGCCGCCGCCGAGTACCCGGACCCAGCCTTCGCCGTGCACCAGGCGGTCCTCAAGCACCGGCAGTGGTTCCTGTGGGCGATGGTCGAACTCTTCACCGGCCTCGGGAAGATCGACGCCGAGCCCGCCGCCCGGCACTTCGTGATGCTCCGGGACGGCGCCATGGCCGCCGGCTGTCTGACCGACCCGAAGCCTGTCGTCGAAACCTTCCTCCGCGGAATCGAAGGCCTTCTCAGCTACCGCAGTCGCGAAGGACAAGCTCTCGGATAG
- a CDS encoding dihydrolipoyl dehydrogenase family protein — translation MTEKLFDVAIIGGGPVGENVADRVVQGGLTAAIVEHELVGGECSYWACMPTKALLRDAAALRAARALPAAGQTITGELDPTGVLARRDRFASNWSDSGQVEWLNHAGINLVRGHGRITGTRTVTVTQTDGTTTTVQARHAVVIATGSSAHLPPIRGLADVAPWTSREAAAVQNIPPRLAIIGGGVVGSEMATAFSALGSQVTLVSQSRLLPGVEPFASDQVADALRTAGVSLHLDVEVAEARRDSDAVQLTLSDGATVEADEVLVATGRTPNTKDLGLDHVGLTPGDWLRVDDTLAVVDDDGDRVGEGWLYAAGDVNKRVLLTHHGKYQGRALGDAIAVRARGEELDLSPWGRHAVTADERAATQVIFTDPEVAAVGLSAEAAAAAGKNIRIVDYDLGAVSGAALHADDYRGQARMIVDADRNVLIGFTAVGPDVAELLHAATIAIAGDVPLDRLWHAVPAYPTISEIWLRLLETDRPHWRP, via the coding sequence ATGACCGAGAAGCTCTTCGACGTCGCGATCATCGGTGGCGGACCGGTTGGTGAGAACGTCGCCGACCGAGTAGTGCAGGGCGGCCTGACCGCGGCGATCGTCGAACACGAACTCGTCGGCGGCGAGTGCTCGTACTGGGCCTGCATGCCGACCAAAGCCCTGCTCCGCGACGCCGCGGCCCTCCGCGCCGCTCGCGCACTGCCGGCCGCCGGCCAAACCATCACCGGCGAACTGGACCCGACCGGGGTGCTCGCTCGGCGTGACCGGTTCGCCTCCAACTGGAGCGATTCCGGCCAGGTCGAGTGGCTGAACCACGCCGGGATCAACCTCGTCCGCGGACACGGACGCATCACCGGGACCCGTACCGTCACCGTCACCCAAACGGACGGTACGACGACCACCGTGCAAGCACGTCACGCGGTCGTGATCGCCACCGGCAGCAGCGCCCACCTGCCGCCCATCCGCGGCCTGGCCGATGTGGCACCGTGGACGAGCCGCGAGGCAGCCGCCGTACAGAACATCCCGCCGAGGCTGGCCATCATCGGTGGCGGCGTGGTCGGCTCCGAGATGGCGACCGCCTTCAGCGCGCTCGGCTCGCAGGTGACGCTCGTCTCGCAGAGCCGGCTGCTGCCCGGAGTGGAGCCGTTCGCCAGTGATCAGGTGGCCGACGCTCTCCGTACGGCGGGTGTGTCTCTTCACCTGGATGTCGAGGTCGCTGAGGCTCGTCGAGACTCCGACGCCGTACAGCTGACGCTCTCCGACGGCGCGACGGTCGAAGCTGACGAGGTTCTCGTCGCGACCGGACGCACGCCCAACACGAAGGACCTCGGCCTGGATCACGTCGGCCTCACGCCGGGAGACTGGCTGCGCGTCGACGACACACTCGCTGTTGTCGACGATGACGGCGATCGTGTCGGCGAGGGTTGGCTGTACGCGGCAGGCGACGTGAACAAGCGTGTCCTTCTCACCCATCACGGCAAGTACCAAGGTCGCGCCCTGGGCGACGCGATCGCCGTACGAGCTCGTGGCGAGGAGCTCGACCTGAGTCCGTGGGGACGGCACGCGGTCACGGCCGACGAACGTGCCGCGACGCAGGTGATCTTCACCGATCCCGAAGTTGCCGCAGTCGGCCTGTCCGCCGAAGCCGCGGCGGCTGCCGGCAAGAACATCCGGATCGTCGACTACGACCTCGGAGCGGTCTCAGGCGCGGCGCTGCACGCCGACGACTACCGCGGTCAAGCGCGGATGATTGTCGATGCCGACCGCAACGTCCTGATCGGGTTCACGGCGGTCGGGCCCGATGTCGCCGAACTGCTGCATGCGGCGACGATCGCCATCGCCGGTGATGTCCCGCTGGATCGCCTCTGGCACGCAGTCCCGGCGTACCCGACGATCAGCGAGATCTGGCTCCGGCTTCTCGAAACGGACCGCCCGCACTGGCGTCCATGA
- a CDS encoding GNAT family N-acetyltransferase, producing the protein MRISEATGDDVAGLARLLWLNSSDEQLEQQAIDAFTADFGKWWAAREDMHVAYVARLDQPEIVGMAWVALVPRVPRPGATSRMSADIQSVFVMPDARGRGIGSALVKAASEHAMGAGALHVTVHSGRKAVPVYERLGFESSRQLLQRHRP; encoded by the coding sequence GTGCGGATCAGTGAGGCTACTGGGGACGATGTCGCTGGGCTGGCGCGGTTGCTGTGGTTGAACAGCAGCGACGAGCAGCTGGAGCAGCAGGCCATCGACGCTTTCACGGCGGACTTCGGGAAGTGGTGGGCCGCTCGTGAGGACATGCACGTGGCGTACGTCGCGCGGCTTGATCAGCCGGAGATCGTCGGCATGGCGTGGGTTGCGCTCGTCCCACGCGTTCCGAGGCCTGGAGCGACGAGTCGGATGTCCGCGGACATCCAGAGCGTCTTCGTCATGCCGGACGCCCGCGGCCGCGGGATCGGGTCGGCACTCGTGAAAGCTGCCTCAGAACACGCGATGGGCGCCGGCGCCCTCCACGTGACAGTCCACTCCGGCCGCAAGGCAGTACCGGTCTACGAACGGCTCGGCTTCGAGTCCTCCCGCCAACTCCTCCAACGCCACCGACCCTAA